A section of the Clostridium felsineum DSM 794 genome encodes:
- a CDS encoding WXG100 family type VII secretion target: MADNADQIQVGTRMMLDLAKKFKDASNTAKNSKGNMQKVTDRLINGWNGKAVKEFENTYKILYQNMNTYSDALDTLSKNLEQIAKAFNDSDTAIANGIKGQGGNGKTSGSADTVKASAAEAGKAAGGVVGKVAGEAAANAIKAEV, translated from the coding sequence ATGGCAGATAATGCGGATCAAATTCAAGTTGGAACCAGAATGATGCTGGATTTGGCAAAAAAGTTTAAGGATGCATCAAATACAGCGAAAAATTCAAAGGGAAACATGCAGAAGGTAACTGATAGACTCATAAATGGGTGGAATGGAAAAGCAGTTAAAGAGTTTGAAAATACATATAAAATATTATATCAAAATATGAATACATATTCAGATGCGTTAGATACATTATCAAAAAATTTAGAACAGATAGCTAAGGCATTTAATGATTCTGATACAGCAATAGCAAATGGAATTAAAGGTCAAGGCGGTAATGGAAAAACTAGCGGAAGTGCAGATACAGTTAAAGCTTCAGCAGCTGAGGCAGGAAAAGCTGCAGGTGGTGTGGTAGGAAAAGTAGCAGGAGAGGCTGCAGCAAATGCAATTAAAGCTGAAGTATAA
- a CDS encoding WXG100 family type VII secretion target, with amino-acid sequence MADMCDIEIDAAIFEETIKVYKDSKDKLNNILCNLENELSKLENTWEGDARKEFDNTFPGFYSAMKKDCTMLEELTKELTMAKTSFEGLDAKMKSLDEGHHR; translated from the coding sequence ATGGCAGATATGTGTGATATAGAAATTGATGCAGCTATTTTTGAAGAGACTATAAAAGTTTATAAAGATAGTAAAGATAAGCTGAACAATATTTTATGTAATTTAGAAAATGAACTGAGTAAATTGGAAAATACATGGGAGGGTGATGCAAGAAAGGAATTTGATAATACTTTCCCTGGATTTTATAGTGCAATGAAAAAAGATTGTACTATGTTAGAAGAATTAACAAAAGAACTAACTATGGCTAAGACAAGTTTTGAAGGATTAGATGCTAAAATGAAAAGTTTAGACGAAGGTCATCATAGATAA
- a CDS encoding WXG100 family type VII secretion target, with the protein MADKIKVGLNELMHASDMFDKAAKDCAEIKQNIESATEKLTDNWNGESYKAFVKTYFILDRNMDTYTEILEEYSKALIDIAQVYKNRDEATAKAMSKAIKETSEAKQQEQLEEEKRKMGMGNYSDSPSYSGYPAASQYYENQTK; encoded by the coding sequence ATGGCAGATAAAATTAAAGTTGGATTAAATGAACTAATGCATGCTTCAGATATGTTTGATAAAGCAGCTAAAGATTGTGCTGAAATAAAACAAAATATAGAATCGGCAACGGAAAAATTGACGGATAATTGGAATGGAGAGAGTTATAAGGCTTTTGTAAAAACATATTTTATTTTGGATAGAAATATGGATACATATACTGAAATATTAGAAGAATACTCTAAAGCTTTAATTGATATAGCACAGGTGTACAAAAATCGAGATGAGGCCACAGCAAAAGCTATGTCAAAGGCCATAAAAGAAACAAGTGAGGCAAAACAACAAGAACAATTGGAAGAAGAAAAAAGAAAGATGGGAATGGGAAATTACAGTGATAGCCCAAGTTATTCTGGTTATCCAGCTGCATCACAGTATTATGAAAATCAAACCAAATAA
- a CDS encoding WXG100 family type VII secretion target, with the protein MADKIRLSVTEMTASAGVFTKNGNEIESMLRTLTSEKNKLVASWEGDSSKAFSAEFEQFAPQVTQFAKLIEQIGQQLKQAAQTMQETDARVASSLHR; encoded by the coding sequence ATGGCAGATAAAATTAGGTTATCCGTGACAGAAATGACAGCTTCAGCAGGTGTATTTACAAAGAATGGTAATGAAATAGAAAGCATGTTAAGAACATTAACAAGCGAAAAAAATAAATTAGTTGCAAGTTGGGAAGGAGATTCTTCAAAAGCTTTCTCAGCAGAATTTGAGCAATTTGCACCACAAGTTACTCAATTTGCAAAATTAATAGAACAAATAGGACAACAACTTAAACAAGCTGCACAAACTATGCAAGAAACTGATGCTAGAGTTGCTAGTTCATTACATAGATAA
- a CDS encoding tetratricopeptide repeat protein, translated as MEYQEVSRAQEYNNRGLIFIERNQGDEALKYFNKAIAEDGNFKEAYLNKADLCLAINKLDEAMDCYNRVIVKYPNESMAYFGKANILFFYKDNIKGAIELYNKAIYLGEKSEGVYCNLGLCMEALGELEEAIKWFDRAIIANIQNTRIMNKRAALLVKLRRFDEAIECYDKVLKIEVDNEEAYHFKAVLLGELGKIEEALETIAAAEALLGEQMTLDYDKAILFEKQKNFEKALECVDKSLVFDEANVLLILKKGQLLTYLKKTDEAKLVYDQISEFHPNNMEGKFAKANLCMLLGEYEDTENLFKEIIYKLEDEDPILINSYYYRALNLKRLGRLEEAETAYREAIKKYNFLIIKYPYDDKLNFLKANCLRDTGDYEKAEELYEYIIDLDGNFVDAYLMRARNRISLNRYKEAREDLNEVIKINPAYRDLIELDEQFKEILNTKDENYR; from the coding sequence ATGGAGTACCAAGAAGTTTCGAGAGCACAAGAATATAATAACAGAGGACTAATATTTATTGAAAGAAATCAGGGAGACGAAGCTTTAAAATATTTTAATAAGGCAATAGCAGAAGATGGAAATTTTAAAGAGGCATATCTAAATAAGGCTGATTTATGCTTAGCAATAAACAAGCTAGATGAAGCAATGGATTGTTATAACAGGGTTATAGTGAAGTATCCCAATGAAAGCATGGCTTATTTTGGAAAAGCTAATATATTGTTTTTTTATAAAGATAACATAAAAGGAGCTATAGAACTATACAATAAGGCAATTTATTTGGGAGAAAAAAGTGAAGGTGTATATTGTAATTTAGGACTTTGCATGGAAGCCCTTGGAGAATTAGAAGAAGCTATAAAGTGGTTTGATAGAGCAATAATAGCAAATATTCAAAACACAAGAATAATGAACAAAAGGGCAGCATTGTTAGTTAAGCTTAGAAGATTTGATGAAGCGATAGAATGTTATGATAAAGTACTTAAAATTGAAGTGGATAATGAAGAAGCCTATCATTTTAAGGCGGTACTATTGGGTGAGTTAGGCAAAATAGAAGAAGCACTAGAAACAATAGCTGCAGCAGAAGCATTATTAGGTGAACAGATGACTTTAGATTATGACAAAGCCATATTATTCGAAAAACAGAAAAACTTCGAAAAAGCTTTAGAGTGTGTAGATAAGTCCTTAGTGTTTGATGAAGCTAATGTTTTATTAATATTAAAAAAAGGACAATTGCTCACTTATCTAAAGAAAACGGATGAAGCCAAATTAGTATATGATCAAATTTCAGAGTTTCACCCAAATAATATGGAAGGAAAGTTTGCAAAAGCAAATCTATGTATGTTACTTGGAGAATATGAAGATACGGAAAATTTATTTAAAGAAATAATATATAAACTAGAGGATGAAGACCCTATTCTAATTAATTCATACTATTACAGAGCTTTAAATTTAAAAAGGCTAGGTAGGTTAGAAGAAGCAGAAACAGCCTACAGGGAAGCAATAAAGAAATATAATTTTCTAATTATTAAATATCCATATGATGATAAATTAAACTTTTTAAAGGCTAATTGCTTGAGAGATACAGGAGACTATGAAAAGGCAGAAGAGCTTTATGAATACATAATTGATTTAGATGGAAATTTTGTAGATGCATATTTAATGAGAGCAAGAAATAGAATCAGTTTAAATAGATATAAAGAGGCTAGAGAAGACTTAAACGAAGTAATAAAAATAAACCCAGCATATAGGGATTTAATAGAATTAGATGAACAATTTAAAGAAATTCTAAATACTAAGGATGAAAACTATAGATAA